Proteins from a genomic interval of Streptomyces fodineus:
- a CDS encoding SpoIIE family protein phosphatase has product MSRVYPFDEAATARAVIDDEGTLVEWNEGARRLLGHPADTVLGRPAARLLAGEDSPAPPTGPRWQGTVGLRHRDGRTVPVWLLAHRRPPRDGHGGSWLVVTPLTGAHPPAGDDPLAAADLTQSPCAVAVYDAELRLRRMNDAMADVIGLPEERLRGLRLAEIGGRPQSDELEQGMLQVLATGSPLDMQTSVRTGGEDVARAWLARMAPVRDERGRVRGVCLAAHDITDNYRARQRLQLVNEASVRIGSTLDVTRTAQELADVCVPALADFVTIDLLDPQEYGGEPPARLTAPVTLRRAAHRSVLDDVPEAVLRPGETEEYPAGSPQADSLTARHTIIASVPADETESWLTWHTVRGECVRRFGIHASMAVPVQARGLTLGVAVFTRHRRADPFAADDRLLAEEITTRAAVCIDNARRYSRERETALALQRSLLPRTLPRTAALEASSRYLPAARAGVGGDWFDVIPLSGMRVAMVVGDVVGHGVEASATMGRLRTAVRTLADIDLAPDELLTHLNDLVVRLSDESGVDGSPGEVGATCLYAVYDPVSRRCTLARAGHPPPVVLRPGEAPHALDLAAGPPLGLGGLPFESTEVDLPEGTVLALYTDGLVWARERDPDTSRELLHEALRAYAGSLDETCDRVLHTLLPPGGAADDVALLLARTQGLPAAQVATWGIPADPALVAPIRKQVVEQLDTWGLSEAAFTAELVVSELVTNAIRYGSHPIRLRLIHDATTLICEVSDASHTAPHLRRAKTFDEGGRGLLLVAQLTQRWGSRHIPEGKTIWAELPLYEEDR; this is encoded by the coding sequence ATGAGCCGGGTCTATCCGTTCGACGAAGCGGCGACGGCCCGGGCTGTCATCGACGACGAGGGAACGCTGGTCGAGTGGAACGAGGGCGCCCGGCGCCTGCTCGGCCACCCGGCGGACACCGTCCTGGGCCGTCCCGCCGCCCGGCTCCTGGCCGGGGAGGACAGCCCGGCCCCGCCCACCGGCCCCCGCTGGCAGGGAACGGTCGGATTGCGCCACCGTGACGGCCGTACGGTCCCGGTCTGGCTGCTCGCCCACCGCCGGCCGCCGCGCGACGGACACGGCGGCAGCTGGCTGGTGGTCACCCCGCTGACCGGCGCGCACCCGCCCGCCGGCGACGACCCGCTCGCCGCGGCGGACCTGACCCAGTCGCCGTGCGCGGTCGCCGTGTACGACGCGGAGCTGCGGCTGCGCCGGATGAACGACGCGATGGCCGACGTCATCGGCCTGCCCGAGGAGCGCCTGCGAGGGCTGCGGCTCGCGGAGATCGGCGGCAGGCCGCAGAGCGACGAACTGGAACAGGGCATGCTCCAGGTCCTGGCCACGGGCAGCCCACTGGACATGCAGACCTCCGTGCGCACCGGCGGCGAGGACGTCGCCCGCGCCTGGCTCGCCCGGATGGCGCCGGTCAGGGACGAGAGGGGCCGGGTGCGCGGGGTGTGCCTGGCCGCCCACGACATCACCGACAACTACCGGGCCCGGCAGCGGCTGCAGCTGGTGAACGAGGCGAGCGTGCGCATCGGCAGCACGCTGGACGTGACCCGTACCGCCCAGGAGCTGGCGGACGTGTGCGTGCCCGCGCTCGCCGACTTCGTCACCATCGACCTGCTGGACCCGCAGGAGTACGGCGGTGAGCCCCCCGCCCGCCTCACGGCGCCGGTCACCCTGCGCCGGGCCGCCCATCGGTCGGTCCTCGACGACGTGCCGGAGGCGGTGCTCAGGCCCGGGGAGACCGAGGAGTACCCGGCCGGTTCCCCCCAGGCGGACTCGCTGACCGCGCGCCACACGATCATCGCCTCGGTCCCCGCCGACGAGACGGAGTCGTGGCTGACCTGGCACACCGTGCGGGGCGAGTGCGTGCGACGATTCGGCATCCACGCCTCGATGGCGGTGCCCGTCCAGGCCCGCGGGCTCACCCTCGGCGTCGCCGTCTTCACCCGCCACCGGCGTGCGGACCCGTTCGCCGCGGACGACCGGCTGCTCGCCGAGGAGATCACCACCCGCGCCGCGGTCTGCATCGACAACGCCCGCCGCTACTCCCGCGAGCGGGAGACCGCGCTCGCGCTCCAGCGCAGCCTGCTGCCCCGCACCCTGCCGCGCACGGCCGCGCTGGAGGCCTCCTCCCGCTATCTGCCGGCCGCGCGGGCCGGTGTCGGCGGGGACTGGTTCGATGTGATCCCGCTGTCCGGGATGCGGGTCGCGATGGTCGTCGGTGACGTCGTCGGGCACGGCGTCGAGGCCTCGGCCACGATGGGCCGGCTGCGCACGGCCGTACGCACCCTCGCCGACATCGACCTCGCCCCGGACGAACTGCTCACCCACCTGAACGACCTGGTGGTCCGGCTGTCGGACGAGTCGGGCGTCGACGGCAGCCCCGGCGAGGTCGGCGCGACCTGCCTGTACGCCGTCTACGACCCGGTGTCCCGGCGCTGCACCCTGGCCCGCGCCGGGCATCCGCCGCCCGTCGTACTACGGCCGGGCGAGGCGCCCCACGCTCTGGACCTGGCCGCCGGTCCCCCGCTGGGCCTGGGCGGGTTGCCGTTCGAATCCACCGAGGTGGACCTACCCGAGGGCACCGTCCTCGCGCTGTACACGGACGGGCTGGTGTGGGCCCGGGAGCGGGACCCGGACACGAGCCGGGAGCTGCTGCACGAGGCGCTCCGGGCGTACGCGGGCTCCCTGGACGAGACCTGCGACCGCGTCCTGCACACCCTGCTGCCGCCGGGCGGCGCCGCCGACGACGTGGCGCTGCTGCTGGCCCGCACCCAGGGCCTGCCCGCCGCGCAGGTGGCGACCTGGGGCATCCCGGCCGACCCCGCGCTGGTCGCGCCGATCCGCAAGCAGGTCGTCGAACAGCTGGACACCTGGGGGCTGAGCGAGGCGGCGTTCACGGCGGAGCTGGTGGTCAGCGAGCTGGTCACCAACGCCATCCGGTACGGCTCGCACCCCATCCGGCTGCGGCTGATCCACGACGCGACCACGCTGATCTGCGAGGTGTCCGACGCCAGTCACACCGCCCCGCACCTGCGCCGCGCCAAGACCTTCGACGAGGGCGGCCGGGGCCTGCTGCTGGTCGCCCAGCTCACCCAGCGCTGGGGCAGCCGGCACATCCCCGAGGGCAAGACGATCTGGGCGGAACTGCCGCTGTACGAGGAGGACCGCTAG
- a CDS encoding ricin-type beta-trefoil lectin domain protein: MNEAGPSDEQLSAELKKWTGGSPALHPVGELLDRHWEAAFAYARLCTDGTRAAGMLTTAAFTRLFGESLRQTGPTAAWRPHVLVAVRRIAAEWDTDGRQELLHPALRSAATGERAAARLLPPPGRRQLSRAFQRVPQASRAVLWHTEVEAEPLAVPAALLGLDQEDARVELQRARERLREECLQVHRELAPETECRRYLRMLDVTFRRGGVDVDPDLSQHLSGCGHCSRTAEQLAAFNTGLGLALAEAVLGWGARAYLDSRANRPEQSAEPAPQPDTVATPPFGEPFLPVEPPGRGGSAEPVRRDGSAGSTGSGGPAGPGRRRGSGGRDEFGGRDEPAEAPDGSGFAEAGGWDGSAEAGGWDGSAGLTSPDGTPGLTRRDTSGGLTSPDGTPGFTSRDSSAEFTSPDGSPEFTSWEGTPGFTSRDSSAEFTSPDGSPEFTSWEGTPGFTSRDSSAEFTSRDDTPGSTRPEGAAGFTSWDSAPGPTPRRTSASASASAVKAAVGGRSGDPAETVPSGRSAQRAARARRARRRNLALAVVTVGGLVVLPLVLWSVLGSGDGTEPAGGASPGPGKDAPSPGASWAGAHAGGQGPVRGRLHNLASGLCVGVVGKKAVEGAETELAPCDATPSQQWTYETDGLLRSSAAPDLCLDSHLGYSVRLAPCSATGTAGRNIRYDFTLQGALIPRWNQELALTPAATDGSGALVLKIRAPGDAQRWALDTAKPDLRMQNVNWDSDNATSPSATSRRTTPEATPTPRTSRTSPRTPDPSPPPTATESGPGPTPSATADPCSAYPYYCGGDGWGGGGYGGGGRRHR, encoded by the coding sequence GTGAATGAGGCAGGCCCGTCGGACGAGCAACTGAGTGCCGAGCTGAAGAAGTGGACCGGAGGGTCGCCCGCACTTCATCCCGTCGGCGAACTCCTCGACCGGCACTGGGAAGCGGCCTTCGCCTACGCCCGGTTGTGCACGGACGGGACGCGCGCCGCCGGCATGCTCACCACCGCCGCCTTCACCCGCCTCTTCGGTGAGTCGCTCCGGCAGACGGGCCCGACCGCCGCCTGGCGGCCCCATGTGCTGGTCGCCGTCCGCCGGATCGCGGCCGAGTGGGACACCGACGGCCGGCAGGAACTCCTCCACCCGGCGCTGCGGTCCGCCGCCACCGGCGAGCGCGCCGCCGCCCGGCTGCTGCCGCCGCCCGGCCGGCGACAGCTGTCCCGCGCCTTCCAGCGCGTGCCCCAGGCCTCCCGTGCCGTGCTCTGGCACACCGAGGTCGAGGCCGAACCGCTCGCCGTACCCGCGGCGCTGCTCGGCCTGGACCAGGAGGACGCCCGAGTCGAGCTCCAGCGGGCCCGGGAACGGCTGCGCGAGGAATGCCTCCAGGTCCACCGCGAACTCGCCCCCGAGACCGAGTGCCGGCGCTATCTGCGCATGCTCGACGTGACGTTCCGGCGCGGTGGCGTCGACGTCGACCCGGATCTGAGCCAACACCTGAGTGGTTGCGGCCACTGCAGCCGGACCGCCGAGCAACTCGCCGCCTTCAACACGGGACTTGGGCTCGCCCTCGCCGAGGCGGTCCTCGGCTGGGGCGCCCGCGCCTACCTGGACTCCCGGGCGAACCGCCCCGAGCAGTCGGCCGAACCGGCCCCACAGCCCGACACCGTCGCCACACCACCATTCGGCGAGCCCTTCCTGCCCGTCGAGCCGCCGGGCCGGGGCGGTTCGGCCGAGCCCGTGCGCCGGGACGGTTCCGCCGGCTCGACGGGCAGCGGTGGTCCTGCTGGGCCCGGGCGCCGCCGCGGCTCGGGCGGGCGCGACGAGTTCGGGGGCCGGGACGAACCCGCCGAGGCGCCAGACGGGAGCGGTTTCGCCGAGGCGGGGGGCTGGGACGGCTCCGCCGAGGCGGGCGGCTGGGATGGCTCCGCCGGGCTTACGAGCCCGGACGGCACTCCCGGGCTTACGCGCCGGGACACCTCCGGCGGGCTTACGAGCCCGGATGGTACGCCGGGGTTCACGAGCCGGGACAGCTCCGCCGAGTTCACGAGCCCGGACGGTAGCCCCGAGTTCACGAGCTGGGAAGGTACGCCCGGGTTCACGAGCCGGGACAGCTCCGCCGAGTTCACGAGCCCGGACGGTAGCCCCGAGTTCACGAGCTGGGAAGGTACGCCCGGGTTCACGAGCCGGGACAGCTCCGCCGAGTTCACGAGCCGGGACGACACCCCCGGGTCCACGCGCCCGGAGGGCGCCGCCGGGTTCACGAGCTGGGACAGCGCCCCCGGGCCCACGCCCCGCCGCACCTCCGCCTCCGCCTCCGCCTCCGCCGTCAAGGCCGCCGTCGGCGGAAGGTCGGGCGACCCTGCCGAGACCGTCCCCTCCGGCCGGTCGGCCCAGCGTGCCGCTCGTGCCCGTCGTGCCCGGCGGCGCAATCTCGCCCTGGCCGTCGTCACCGTCGGCGGTCTGGTCGTGCTGCCCCTGGTGCTGTGGTCGGTGCTCGGCTCGGGCGACGGAACGGAACCGGCGGGTGGCGCGTCCCCGGGGCCGGGCAAGGACGCCCCAAGTCCCGGCGCTTCCTGGGCCGGTGCTCACGCGGGGGGCCAGGGCCCCGTGCGCGGCCGGCTGCACAACCTGGCCTCCGGACTGTGCGTCGGCGTCGTGGGCAAGAAGGCCGTCGAGGGCGCCGAGACCGAACTCGCCCCGTGCGACGCGACACCGAGCCAGCAGTGGACGTACGAGACCGACGGGCTGCTGCGCAGCTCCGCCGCGCCCGATCTGTGCCTGGACTCCCACCTCGGCTACTCGGTCCGCCTCGCCCCCTGCTCGGCCACCGGCACGGCCGGCAGGAACATCCGCTACGACTTCACCCTCCAGGGCGCCCTGATACCCCGCTGGAACCAGGAACTGGCCCTCACCCCGGCCGCCACCGACGGCTCCGGCGCCCTGGTTCTCAAGATCCGCGCCCCCGGCGACGCCCAGCGCTGGGCCCTCGACACCGCCAAGCCCGACCTGCGGATGCAGAACGTCAACTGGGACAGCGACAACGCCACGTCACCGAGCGCCACTTCACGCCGTACGACTCCCGAGGCGACACCCACCCCCAGGACCTCCCGGACCTCGCCGCGGACCCCGGACCCGAGCCCGCCTCCGACAGCGACCGAGTCCGGCCCCGGACCCACGCCGTCGGCCACGGCCGACCCCTGCTCCGCGTATCCGTACTACTGCGGAGGAGACGGCTGGGGTGGCGGGGGCTACGGAGGCGGCGGGCGGCGCCACCGCTGA
- a CDS encoding twin-arginine translocation signal domain-containing protein yields the protein MSGISRRQVLTAGAAAGALGTLAACSSGTGLSFDGPADGKGTAQARPSKPIGDGSTADTGPQPHQPTPERLKPGQKPPQFVVFSWDGAGEVSNQLFSRFRKVAAVHGAKMTFFLSGIYALPESKKHLYRPPQHPVGASAIGYLADRHIHATLQQVRGAWLEGHEIGTHFNGHFCGADGVRNWSPAEWRSEIDQAMSFVTQWKTNTGFTDLEPLPFDYRKELIGGRTPCLEGQSNLLPTAAALGWKYDASSPGGLQIWPGKVQGGKIWDFPLQSIPFPGHTFQVLSMDYNMMFNQSGGNPNGDRTQFDAWRTQARDAYVAGFQRAYTTNRAPFFIGNHFERWNGGIYMDAIEEAIGKMAASGDDVRFVSFKQLVAWLDAQDPAVLRKLRTLVPGQAPAGGWAEFLGTAGSRSS from the coding sequence ATGAGCGGGATCTCACGCAGGCAGGTGCTGACGGCGGGCGCGGCGGCGGGCGCCCTGGGCACGCTGGCCGCGTGCTCCTCCGGCACCGGCCTCTCGTTCGACGGCCCGGCGGACGGCAAGGGCACCGCCCAGGCACGGCCGTCGAAGCCGATCGGCGACGGCTCCACGGCCGACACCGGCCCCCAGCCGCACCAGCCGACGCCCGAGCGGCTGAAGCCGGGCCAGAAGCCCCCGCAGTTCGTGGTGTTCTCCTGGGACGGCGCGGGCGAGGTGAGCAACCAGCTGTTCTCCCGGTTCCGCAAGGTGGCCGCCGTCCACGGCGCCAAGATGACCTTCTTCCTCAGCGGCATCTACGCCCTGCCCGAGTCCAAGAAGCACCTGTACCGTCCGCCGCAGCACCCGGTCGGCGCCTCCGCCATCGGCTACCTCGCCGACCGGCACATCCACGCCACGCTCCAGCAGGTGCGCGGGGCCTGGCTGGAGGGCCATGAGATAGGCACCCACTTCAACGGGCACTTCTGCGGCGCGGACGGCGTGCGCAACTGGTCCCCGGCCGAGTGGCGCAGCGAGATCGACCAGGCGATGTCCTTCGTCACCCAGTGGAAGACCAACACCGGTTTCACCGACCTGGAGCCGCTCCCCTTCGACTACCGCAAGGAGCTGATCGGCGGCCGCACCCCCTGCCTGGAAGGCCAGTCCAACCTGCTGCCCACGGCGGCCGCGCTCGGCTGGAAGTACGACGCCAGTTCCCCCGGCGGCCTCCAGATCTGGCCGGGCAAGGTGCAGGGCGGGAAGATCTGGGACTTCCCGCTGCAGTCCATACCGTTTCCCGGGCACACATTCCAGGTGCTGTCGATGGACTACAACATGATGTTCAACCAGTCCGGCGGCAACCCGAACGGCGACCGCACCCAGTTCGACGCCTGGCGCACCCAGGCCCGCGACGCCTATGTCGCCGGATTCCAGCGGGCGTACACCACCAACCGCGCCCCCTTCTTCATCGGCAACCACTTCGAGCGCTGGAACGGCGGCATCTACATGGACGCCATCGAGGAGGCGATCGGGAAGATGGCCGCATCCGGCGACGACGTGCGTTTCGTGTCCTTCAAGCAGCTCGTGGCCTGGCTGGACGCGCAGGACCCGGCGGTGCTGCGCAAGCTGCGCACGCTGGTGCCCGGTCAGGCCCCGGCGGGCGGTTGGGCGGAGTTCCTGGGCACGGCGGGCAGCCGCTCGTCCTGA
- a CDS encoding helix-turn-helix domain-containing protein yields MPVHADDLPLTAAAGDPSPPPGVVVTGRYDQGPGYGVNRPRGSDSWLFTFTLGGCGLLRQGAARTRAGAGELVVLAPGTSHRYTVAPGAERWRFWWAHCQARPSWTPWLGPYAVSDGLYAVPSVPGALYGRIDAAFGRMLADARGPADSAPREPDPVAVAHGSLARELARCALEEVVLLAVGGARAPLSAPDDDARVRRAEELIAADPGAPHTVRSLAGSVALSPSRFAHLFTLRTGRSPMRALREARLRHAARLLEATDLTVERVAAASGFGSPFHFSRVFRERYGVPPGAYRTGERR; encoded by the coding sequence ATGCCTGTGCATGCTGACGACCTGCCTTTGACGGCTGCCGCCGGCGACCCGTCCCCGCCGCCCGGTGTCGTGGTGACCGGCCGCTACGACCAGGGGCCGGGCTACGGCGTGAACCGGCCCCGGGGCTCGGACAGCTGGCTGTTCACCTTCACCCTCGGCGGCTGCGGTCTGCTCCGGCAGGGCGCGGCCCGGACCCGCGCCGGTGCCGGGGAGCTGGTGGTGCTGGCACCGGGTACCTCCCACCGCTACACCGTGGCGCCCGGCGCCGAGCGCTGGCGCTTCTGGTGGGCGCACTGCCAGGCCCGCCCGTCCTGGACACCCTGGCTCGGCCCCTACGCCGTGTCCGACGGCCTGTACGCCGTGCCGTCCGTTCCCGGCGCCCTGTACGGCCGGATCGACGCGGCGTTCGGCCGGATGCTCGCCGACGCCCGCGGACCGGCCGACAGCGCGCCGCGCGAGCCGGACCCGGTGGCCGTGGCGCACGGCAGCCTGGCGCGGGAACTCGCCCGGTGCGCACTGGAGGAGGTCGTCCTGCTCGCCGTCGGCGGCGCCCGAGCACCGCTGTCCGCCCCGGATGACGACGCCCGGGTGCGCCGCGCGGAGGAGCTGATCGCCGCCGACCCGGGCGCCCCGCACACCGTCCGCTCCCTCGCCGGGAGCGTCGCGCTGTCCCCGTCGCGTTTCGCGCACCTGTTCACCCTCCGCACCGGCCGGTCCCCGATGCGGGCCCTGCGCGAGGCCCGGCTGCGGCACGCGGCCCGGCTGCTGGAGGCCACCGACCTGACGGTGGAACGGGTGGCCGCGGCCTCCGGATTCGGCAGCCCCTTCCACTTCAGCCGGGTCTTCCGGGAACGCTACGGAGTGCCGCCCGGCGCATACCGGACGGGCGAACGGCGATAG
- a CDS encoding DUF4232 domain-containing protein, which translates to MVYTPRSTRHGALLLGTVAVLGLLTACGNGHDVHSNPPVTDSGTAAPATGGTESPASGASGPAATATGAAASSSVPKANPSTSGGGTTASAAGTRCHTSELRASVGRNDPGAGQENFPVVLTNKSGRTCTLRGYPGAAFVNSSGTQLGPDPKREPGSPATITLKPGQSAWAGLTFSNPGISGAKTATPAALVVTPPDERDALKVAWSGGAVPVSGNSSSVFLSVFSPGTAP; encoded by the coding sequence ATGGTGTACACACCCCGGTCCACGCGGCACGGGGCCCTGCTGCTGGGCACGGTCGCCGTGCTGGGCCTCCTGACCGCCTGTGGCAACGGCCACGACGTCCACAGCAACCCACCGGTGACCGACTCCGGTACGGCCGCCCCGGCGACGGGCGGCACCGAGAGCCCGGCGTCGGGCGCCTCCGGCCCGGCCGCCACCGCCACCGGTGCCGCCGCCTCGTCGTCCGTCCCGAAGGCGAACCCCTCCACGAGCGGCGGCGGTACGACCGCGTCCGCGGCGGGCACCCGCTGCCACACCTCCGAACTGCGCGCCTCGGTGGGCCGCAACGACCCGGGCGCCGGCCAGGAGAACTTCCCCGTCGTCCTCACCAACAAGTCCGGCCGGACCTGCACCCTGCGCGGCTATCCGGGCGCGGCGTTCGTGAACTCCTCCGGCACCCAGCTCGGCCCGGACCCCAAGCGTGAGCCGGGTTCCCCGGCGACGATCACCCTCAAGCCGGGACAGAGCGCCTGGGCCGGACTGACCTTCTCCAACCCCGGCATCAGCGGCGCCAAGACGGCCACCCCGGCCGCGCTGGTGGTCACGCCCCCGGACGAGCGTGACGCGCTGAAGGTCGCCTGGTCGGGCGGAGCGGTGCCCGTCTCCGGGAACTCCTCGTCCGTCTTCCTGTCGGTGTTCAGCCCCGGCACCGCTCCCTGA
- a CDS encoding RNA polymerase sigma factor, with amino-acid sequence MEDLARRAAAGDSAALDRLLHQIRPDVVRRCGRFLPCREDAEEAAQDVLLQVARYISAFEGRSRFGTWLYTVVANCCRQKYRELKRRAAEQPAAIEPSHAVDPRTTSVIAGSRVDLLEALDRLERTHPHLVAPLVYRDICQLDYAEVAERVGIPLGTLKSRLHEARKQVRPWLSGG; translated from the coding sequence ATGGAAGACCTCGCCCGGCGGGCCGCCGCGGGGGACAGCGCGGCCCTGGACCGGCTGCTGCACCAGATCCGACCGGATGTGGTGCGCCGCTGCGGGCGCTTCCTGCCGTGCCGGGAGGACGCCGAGGAGGCCGCCCAGGACGTACTGCTCCAGGTGGCCCGGTACATCTCCGCCTTCGAGGGCCGCAGCCGGTTCGGTACCTGGCTGTACACGGTGGTCGCCAACTGCTGCCGGCAGAAGTACCGCGAGCTGAAACGGCGGGCCGCCGAGCAGCCGGCCGCCATCGAGCCCTCGCACGCCGTCGACCCGCGCACCACCAGCGTCATCGCCGGCTCCCGCGTGGACCTGCTGGAGGCGCTGGACCGGCTGGAGCGGACGCATCCGCACCTGGTCGCGCCGCTGGTCTACCGGGACATCTGCCAGCTGGACTACGCCGAGGTCGCCGAGCGCGTCGGCATCCCGCTCGGCACCCTCAAGTCCCGTCTGCACGAGGCCCGCAAACAGGTACGGCCCTGGCTGTCGGGCGGCTGA
- a CDS encoding serine/threonine-protein kinase, protein MHSQERIGRYRLDRPLGTGAFATVWLAHDDELQAPVAVKVLAENWAHRLDIRDRFLSEARLLRRAGSSRVVQVYDIGELPDGRPYFVMEYAAGGTLADLLTRGPLPVGQALALTAEAARAAAALHEAGIVHRDIKPTNVLLHTAPDGTRRVLLADLGLAKSLAQASVLTLAAGSAGYQPPEQAEPGAGIDERADVYSLGAVGYELVTGSVPGPPGKVVPPGRLRPDLGEDVERALLRALEPDRARRWPAAQAFAHELDRLSAAPPARRPTRRLDGVRGRLNTVTLSLAAVLTAAAAAAGMTVLLHRGGSPDQVRVADSTGRVAVKVPAAFGHELRDSGWDPGALGLGKGHEPGLVVADDLSRWPDLGTAVDGVFVGVSEHGDVTAKVKALAHSGCRYSGSRTFADADWRGLVRAWSGCPDGGSVTESALNPAGGAAQPQVYVQVRERGDGDATEGILRSLSVT, encoded by the coding sequence ATGCACTCCCAGGAGCGGATCGGCCGCTACCGCCTCGATCGCCCGCTGGGCACCGGCGCCTTCGCCACCGTGTGGCTCGCCCACGACGACGAGCTGCAGGCCCCGGTCGCGGTGAAGGTCCTCGCCGAGAACTGGGCGCACCGGCTCGACATCAGGGACCGCTTCCTGTCCGAGGCCCGGCTGCTGCGCCGGGCCGGCTCCAGCCGCGTGGTGCAGGTCTACGACATCGGCGAACTGCCCGACGGCAGGCCGTACTTCGTGATGGAGTACGCCGCCGGCGGCACCCTCGCCGACCTGCTGACCCGCGGGCCGCTGCCGGTGGGCCAGGCGCTCGCGCTGACGGCGGAGGCCGCCCGGGCCGCCGCCGCGCTGCACGAGGCCGGCATAGTGCACCGGGACATCAAACCGACCAACGTGCTGCTGCACACCGCCCCGGACGGCACCCGGCGGGTGCTGCTGGCCGATCTGGGGCTCGCCAAGAGCCTGGCGCAGGCCTCGGTGCTCACGCTGGCCGCGGGCTCGGCGGGCTATCAGCCGCCGGAGCAGGCCGAGCCGGGCGCGGGCATCGACGAGCGTGCCGACGTCTACAGCCTGGGCGCGGTCGGCTACGAGCTGGTCACCGGAAGTGTGCCGGGCCCGCCGGGCAAGGTCGTACCGCCCGGGCGGCTGCGGCCGGACCTCGGCGAGGACGTGGAGCGGGCGCTGCTGCGCGCGCTGGAGCCGGACCGGGCGCGGCGCTGGCCCGCCGCGCAGGCGTTCGCGCACGAGCTGGACCGGCTGTCGGCGGCGCCGCCGGCGCGCCGGCCCACCCGGCGGCTGGACGGCGTCCGCGGCCGGCTGAACACGGTGACGCTGTCCCTGGCCGCGGTCCTCACCGCGGCGGCCGCCGCGGCCGGGATGACCGTGCTGCTCCACCGCGGTGGCTCCCCGGACCAGGTGCGGGTGGCGGACTCGACCGGGCGGGTGGCCGTCAAGGTGCCGGCGGCCTTCGGCCACGAACTGCGTGACTCCGGCTGGGATCCGGGCGCGCTGGGGCTCGGCAAGGGGCACGAACCGGGGCTCGTGGTCGCCGACGACCTGAGCCGGTGGCCCGATCTGGGGACGGCGGTGGACGGCGTGTTCGTCGGGGTGAGCGAGCACGGCGATGTCACCGCGAAGGTCAAGGCGCTGGCCCACTCCGGCTGCCGCTACTCCGGCAGCCGCACCTTCGCCGACGCCGACTGGCGCGGCCTGGTGCGGGCCTGGAGCGGCTGCCCGGACGGCGGCTCGGTCACGGAGTCCGCGCTGAACCCGGCGGGCGGCGCCGCCCAGCCCCAGGTGTACGTGCAGGTGCGCGAACGGGGCGACGGGGACGCGACCGAGGGGATACTCCGTTCGCTGAGCGTGACCTGA
- a CDS encoding phytanoyl-CoA dioxygenase family protein — MTARDYGAILPEELRQRFEEDGFTVVRGLFGRSETERLCAAFAALHAAGPVPGHFEPRPADPDPLRRFPRVMQPHEFSPVAREFLLDARLRAVLEALFGEEVLAAQSMFYFKPPGARGQALHQDNFYLRVEPGTCVAAWLACEPIDRDNGGLEVVPGTHRMDLFCPELADERLSFAREYVPPPAGLTPVPVDLAPGDVLFFNGSLVHGSGPNRTADRFRRSFIGHYVGRSAERIGAYYRTLTMSGERVPLARSEGAGPCGTEFSPHGPH; from the coding sequence ATGACAGCCAGGGACTACGGCGCCATCCTGCCCGAGGAGCTGCGGCAGCGGTTCGAGGAGGATGGATTCACCGTCGTACGGGGGCTGTTCGGCCGGTCCGAGACCGAGCGGCTGTGCGCCGCGTTCGCCGCGCTGCACGCGGCCGGTCCGGTGCCGGGACACTTCGAGCCCCGCCCGGCGGACCCGGATCCGCTGCGCCGGTTTCCCCGTGTGATGCAGCCGCACGAATTCAGCCCGGTGGCACGGGAGTTCCTGCTCGACGCCCGGCTGCGGGCCGTGCTGGAGGCGCTGTTCGGCGAGGAGGTGCTGGCCGCGCAGAGCATGTTCTACTTCAAGCCGCCGGGTGCGCGCGGGCAGGCGCTGCACCAGGACAACTTCTATCTCCGGGTCGAGCCGGGCACCTGTGTGGCGGCGTGGCTGGCCTGCGAGCCGATCGACCGGGACAACGGCGGTCTCGAGGTCGTCCCGGGCACCCACCGCATGGACCTGTTCTGTCCCGAACTCGCCGACGAGCGGCTGTCGTTCGCCCGCGAGTACGTTCCGCCTCCGGCTGGGCTGACCCCGGTGCCGGTGGATCTGGCACCGGGCGACGTGCTGTTCTTCAACGGCAGCCTGGTGCACGGCTCCGGGCCCAATCGCACGGCCGACCGGTTCCGGCGGTCGTTCATCGGGCACTACGTCGGCCGGTCGGCCGAGCGGATCGGGGCGTATTACCGGACGCTCACCATGTCCGGTGAGCGAGTGCCGCTGGCACGGAGCGAGGGGGCGGGTCCGTGCGGCACGGAGTTTTCGCCGCACGGACCGCACTGA